One region of Aminobacterium colombiense DSM 12261 genomic DNA includes:
- a CDS encoding L-fuculose-phosphate aldolase → MKLQEEREAIVAYCQKMITSRLTTGTGGNISICNRARGEVAMTPTGVDYFEMKADDIVIINLDGEIVEGTTKPSSEAGMHLALYHKRDDISAVVHTHSVFATTIACLRWELPPVHYLIGYSGKKVPLAPYATYGTTELAQNVAEAIGSYNAVLLANHGLVTVGSSLSRAFSTAEEIELVSEIYYRTKSIGEPVILSKEEMDNVLRKFGSYGKQ, encoded by the coding sequence ATGAAACTTCAAGAAGAGCGGGAAGCGATAGTGGCATATTGTCAGAAAATGATTACTTCCAGACTGACAACTGGCACAGGGGGGAACATTAGTATTTGTAACAGGGCCAGGGGAGAAGTGGCCATGACCCCCACAGGCGTGGATTATTTTGAGATGAAGGCAGATGATATCGTGATAATAAACCTTGATGGGGAAATTGTGGAAGGGACGACAAAACCTTCCAGTGAGGCGGGGATGCATCTTGCTTTGTACCATAAAAGAGATGATATATCAGCCGTTGTTCACACCCATTCCGTGTTTGCTACAACTATTGCGTGCCTGAGATGGGAGCTCCCACCAGTTCATTACCTCATCGGATATTCTGGCAAAAAAGTTCCATTGGCACCCTACGCCACTTATGGGACTACCGAACTTGCTCAAAATGTGGCGGAGGCTATCGGTAGCTATAATGCCGTTCTTCTTGCCAACCATGGGCTGGTAACTGTAGGTTCGTCTCTTTCAAGAGCCTTTTCAACAGCAGAAGAGATTGAACTTGTTTCAGAAATTTACTATCGAACAAAAAGTATTGGTGAACCGGTCATCCTTTCCAAGGAAGAGATGGATAATGTTCTGCGCAAGTTTGGCAGTTATGGAAAACAATAG
- a CDS encoding aldehyde ferredoxin oxidoreductase C-terminal domain-containing protein, protein MLNDLIKVNNIERDRLYHCSATGLEYSYRDLFKVSERVLNLERLFNIREGFTRKDDYLPERFSKEPAMNGPGKGQVVDQGRLLNLIYTAKGWDEQGIPTKGKLEELGLTQIASKMFN, encoded by the coding sequence TTGTTAAATGATCTGATCAAAGTCAATAATATTGAGAGAGACCGTTTATACCATTGCAGCGCTACAGGTCTTGAATACTCATATAGAGATCTTTTTAAAGTCAGCGAACGGGTTCTTAATTTAGAAAGGCTCTTTAACATCCGAGAAGGTTTCACCAGGAAAGATGACTATCTCCCCGAAAGATTCAGCAAAGAACCTGCAATGAATGGCCCAGGAAAAGGACAGGTAGTGGATCAAGGTCGTCTTCTAAATCTTATCTACACTGCTAAAGGCTGGGATGAACAAGGGATACCAACGAAAGGAAAACTGGAAGAACTAGGGTTAACTCAAATCGCATCAAAAATGTTCAACTAA
- a CDS encoding aspartate/glutamate racemase family protein: MLEPEFRHILPIGIDFFTTRMLMKGSSKLEKLSSMESSLDLCLESLIDITDIFLYACTSGSFIKGLTWDNELQHRIYMKTKKKAVTAMQSLVYALHVFSAKNIVVATPYIPEVNEKQRSFFQECGFNVLKIEGMNIIEHGGSGYIESESIYDFAKQVLTGTSPDVLVLSCTNFRTLNIIEKLETDLNIPVISSNQALLWNALRSLNITEMILGHGSLLKGIK; this comes from the coding sequence GTGTTGGAGCCGGAATTTCGTCATATTTTGCCAATAGGTATTGATTTTTTCACTACGAGAATGCTAATGAAAGGTAGTTCTAAACTTGAGAAACTTTCTTCCATGGAAAGTAGCCTTGATTTATGTTTAGAATCTCTTATAGATATAACCGATATTTTCCTTTACGCTTGTACAAGTGGTAGTTTTATTAAAGGTCTAACTTGGGATAATGAGCTACAACATCGTATATATATGAAAACTAAAAAGAAAGCTGTCACTGCGATGCAATCCTTAGTATATGCATTACATGTTTTTTCTGCTAAAAATATAGTAGTAGCTACTCCTTACATTCCAGAAGTTAACGAGAAGCAACGATCTTTTTTTCAAGAATGCGGGTTTAATGTCCTCAAAATAGAAGGAATGAACATAATCGAACATGGCGGTTCTGGATATATAGAATCTGAATCCATATATGATTTTGCCAAGCAAGTTTTGACTGGGACAAGCCCAGATGTTTTAGTGCTAAGTTGCACTAATTTTAGAACATTAAATATAATTGAAAAACTTGAGACTGATCTAAATATTCCCGTAATAAGCTCTAATCAAGCTCTTTTATGGAATGCATTGCGCTCTCTTAATATAACTGAGATGATTTTAGGTCACGGAAGTTTGTTGAAGGGTATTAAATAA
- a CDS encoding lactate utilization protein — MNNKYNDIRFKFLHILGETVVNSLKKRGFLATYVNQKEEALRLICDLIQDGSSVGIPGSVTIREIGAIAALKEKGCTIYEHWNMPLTIEEKNKIFIRENSADYFLTSSNAVTRNGILVNVDGVGNRISGMSWGIGELIYVISMNKVADNLEAAFSLIRNRSCVLSALRRGVDSPCAQVGYCVNCMTSQKVCKAFLIQEAPPTGRKANVILVGQTLGC, encoded by the coding sequence ATGAATAATAAATACAATGATATTCGTTTTAAGTTTTTACATATTCTTGGAGAAACAGTAGTAAATTCTCTAAAAAAAAGAGGGTTTCTCGCCACTTATGTTAACCAAAAAGAGGAAGCCCTACGACTAATATGTGATTTAATACAAGATGGATCATCTGTTGGAATTCCTGGAAGCGTGACTATACGAGAAATTGGGGCAATAGCTGCTTTAAAAGAGAAGGGATGTACCATTTATGAACACTGGAACATGCCTTTGACTATTGAAGAGAAAAATAAGATTTTTATAAGAGAGAACAGCGCCGATTATTTTTTGACAAGCTCAAACGCCGTAACACGAAACGGAATTCTTGTTAACGTTGATGGGGTTGGCAACAGAATAAGTGGAATGTCATGGGGAATAGGTGAACTTATTTATGTAATAAGTATGAACAAGGTAGCTGATAATCTAGAAGCAGCTTTTAGTTTAATTCGTAATCGTTCTTGTGTTTTAAGTGCACTTCGCCGTGGCGTAGACTCTCCTTGTGCACAGGTTGGCTATTGCGTAAACTGTATGACTTCACAAAAAGTATGCAAGGCTTTTCTCATACAAGAAGCCCCTCCTACAGGAAGGAAAGCCAATGTAATTCTTGTTGGCCAAACTTTAGGTTGTTAG
- a CDS encoding maleate cis-trans isomerase family protein translates to MFGWRARLGLMIPTNNTVIEPELALLTPSGVALYTTRMISSRSGYASVSGLQHIVSNVERATEELSITGVNAFLYGCLSTSFVHPDWEASYASHIRKRSKSPAITAMSATISAIRSFNTDDIALLCSYESEMLRLGLNRFAADKINVVSVHSLGISNFSTLSNITNIDIYRSARSMDLKEAKMLCILATDIPSVKIINTLEKDLGIPVISTNQSLLWNVLNELKINVNNKDFGSLFDRKII, encoded by the coding sequence ATGTTTGGTTGGAGAGCAAGGTTAGGTTTAATGATACCAACAAATAACACTGTAATAGAACCTGAGTTAGCCCTACTAACCCCTTCAGGAGTCGCACTCTACACCACTAGAATGATTTCTAGCCGATCTGGTTACGCCAGTGTGAGTGGCTTGCAACATATTGTTTCAAATGTAGAAAGAGCAACAGAAGAGCTTTCAATCACCGGAGTAAACGCTTTTTTATACGGTTGTTTGTCAACAAGTTTTGTACATCCTGATTGGGAAGCAAGTTATGCTAGCCATATTAGAAAAAGGAGTAAATCACCTGCCATAACTGCCATGAGTGCCACTATTAGCGCTATTCGTAGTTTTAATACAGATGATATAGCTCTTCTCTGCTCTTATGAAAGTGAAATGTTAAGGTTAGGGTTGAATCGCTTTGCAGCTGATAAAATTAACGTAGTGTCTGTTCACAGCTTAGGCATCTCTAACTTTTCCACACTATCAAACATTACGAATATAGATATATATCGTTCGGCACGGTCTATGGATCTTAAGGAGGCAAAGATGCTTTGCATTTTAGCTACAGATATCCCTTCAGTAAAGATAATTAACACATTAGAAAAAGATCTTGGAATTCCTGTTATTAGTACAAATCAATCTCTTTTATGGAATGTCTTAAATGAACTTAAAATAAACGTAAATAATAAAGATTTTGGATCCTTGTTTGACCGAAAAATAATCTAG
- a CDS encoding TRAP transporter permease: MIKNAGNNLSIIRKHPLELIEKKVIEWSCIAFAAFGILTNSWWMLSSIEKSGVFLAFTLFIIFLSKPLKFKQKNLHYLDWFLAILGIIVGFYTTFTAKQFAINMLAAETRDYIMAGIAFFLVLEAARRTLGIWMVVIPSFFALYALLGHLIPGPLGHYGFTLKRFLLRMYLVDEGIYGITTQIASSYIFLFILFGSLLAESGVGEFFTDLANKIAGASAGGPAKVATISSGLMGTISGSAAANVATTGAFTIPMMKKIGFNPEFAGAVEAVASTGGMVMPPIMGAAAFIMAQYLGTSYNTIMIAALVPAILYYVSVFSWVHFYARKHNIYGLKRSEIPPIENFTRKLTLLLPLGVIIWALFSGYTPIYAAFYGMIATVIAAIIQKKKFTLANLTNGLRDGAFSSINAIIACIAAGIIVGVSAMTGIGQVITYNIVGLAGNNLFFALLLTACASLILSMGLPATACYIVVGTIVAPALVKMGAIPLAAHMFVFYFSCLSNITPPVAIACYTAAGIANAKPFGVAWKSVLIAAPGFLIPFLFTYNPVLLCAKGCISFFFLLSVFTALIGVVFMAIAGTGYFIKTISPIPRLLFFAGSILLIFPGLQTDIIGFIVIVVASLPQIRVHTKSRSLKD; this comes from the coding sequence ATGATTAAGAATGCTGGAAACAATTTAAGCATTATACGGAAACATCCGCTTGAGTTAATTGAAAAAAAAGTAATTGAATGGTCTTGTATTGCATTCGCTGCTTTCGGAATCCTAACAAATAGTTGGTGGATGCTTTCGTCTATTGAAAAAAGCGGAGTTTTTCTTGCTTTTACTCTTTTTATAATTTTTCTTTCAAAACCTTTAAAATTTAAACAGAAAAACCTGCACTACCTTGACTGGTTTCTTGCAATATTAGGGATTATAGTGGGTTTTTATACTACTTTTACTGCGAAGCAATTTGCTATAAATATGCTTGCTGCAGAAACTCGTGATTATATAATGGCTGGGATAGCTTTTTTTCTTGTCTTAGAAGCTGCGCGAAGAACTTTAGGTATCTGGATGGTCGTTATCCCCTCTTTTTTTGCTCTTTATGCTCTTTTGGGACACCTTATTCCTGGCCCTTTAGGTCATTATGGTTTTACTTTAAAAAGATTCCTTTTACGAATGTACCTTGTTGATGAAGGTATATATGGAATTACTACACAAATAGCCTCAAGCTACATTTTTCTTTTTATCCTTTTTGGTTCTCTACTAGCAGAAAGCGGCGTTGGGGAATTTTTTACGGATCTTGCAAATAAAATCGCAGGAGCTTCAGCGGGAGGCCCCGCAAAAGTTGCAACTATTTCAAGCGGACTAATGGGAACAATAAGCGGGAGTGCAGCAGCAAATGTAGCAACTACAGGAGCTTTTACTATTCCGATGATGAAAAAAATTGGTTTTAACCCAGAGTTTGCCGGCGCAGTGGAAGCAGTAGCCTCTACTGGGGGGATGGTTATGCCCCCTATTATGGGAGCAGCAGCATTTATTATGGCCCAATATCTTGGAACATCATATAACACTATCATGATAGCAGCGTTGGTTCCTGCAATTCTTTATTATGTCTCTGTTTTTTCTTGGGTTCATTTTTATGCAAGAAAACATAACATATATGGGTTAAAAAGAAGCGAAATACCTCCTATTGAAAATTTCACTCGTAAACTTACACTGTTATTACCATTAGGAGTTATAATTTGGGCTCTTTTTTCCGGATATACCCCTATCTATGCCGCCTTTTATGGGATGATTGCCACTGTCATTGCAGCTATTATCCAAAAAAAGAAGTTTACTTTAGCCAACCTTACTAATGGTCTGAGGGATGGAGCTTTTTCTTCTATAAACGCTATCATCGCATGTATTGCCGCAGGAATCATTGTTGGAGTTTCTGCCATGACAGGAATAGGACAAGTAATCACTTATAATATAGTCGGTTTAGCAGGAAACAATTTGTTCTTTGCATTACTACTTACTGCCTGCGCATCCCTTATATTAAGTATGGGTTTGCCCGCTACTGCTTGCTATATTGTCGTTGGAACGATAGTAGCTCCTGCCCTAGTAAAAATGGGAGCAATTCCTCTTGCTGCTCATATGTTTGTTTTTTATTTTTCTTGTCTTTCTAACATAACTCCCCCGGTAGCTATTGCATGCTATACAGCCGCTGGAATCGCCAACGCAAAACCATTTGGCGTAGCATGGAAATCGGTTTTAATAGCAGCTCCTGGATTTCTAATTCCCTTCTTATTTACATATAACCCTGTTTTACTTTGCGCAAAAGGTTGTATCTCATTCTTCTTTCTTTTGTCTGTATTTACAGCTTTAATTGGAGTGGTTTTTATGGCAATCGCTGGTACTGGGTACTTTATAAAAACTATCTCGCCAATTCCTAGACTTTTATTTTTCGCTGGCTCTATTCTTTTAATATTCCCTGGTCTACAAACAGATATTATCGGTTTCATTGTAATTGTAGTAGCAAGCTTACCTCAAATACGAGTTCATACAAAAAGCAGGTCTCTTAAGGATTAA
- a CDS encoding TAXI family TRAP transporter solute-binding subunit translates to MCKVKTKFTVTLFFLVMLFVFITPLRSNANMRINIATATTGGSYYPGGIALAQLWSEKDVANASASTSSGSVENVSLLMGNEANVVACQSNILQYAYEGIETYQGKPHPQLRILSPNFSQPYQFVVKKSSNLESISGWKGKRIVVGRVGSGTFVTHERIFKVFGINISDIKANNIGQSEGIDAIRNGLADAAICIGIVPLAPISDALAAPGSDVTIYSLNEKEIQSILEQNVWMSPMTIPAGSYKGLDHDVETIGHVGFWIVRDDFPEDVAYNLVKAMHENADWLKTAYSGYDNPSFLQPATVINRMPVPVHPGALRYYKEVGLLK, encoded by the coding sequence ATGTGTAAAGTGAAAACAAAATTCACCGTCACTCTTTTCTTCCTTGTCATGTTGTTTGTTTTTATCACCCCATTACGCTCAAACGCTAATATGAGAATAAACATAGCCACAGCCACTACCGGTGGCAGCTATTATCCAGGCGGAATAGCTCTTGCTCAATTATGGTCTGAAAAAGACGTGGCTAACGCATCCGCATCTACTAGCTCAGGATCAGTAGAAAATGTATCATTACTTATGGGCAATGAAGCTAACGTCGTTGCTTGTCAAAGTAACATACTTCAATATGCTTATGAAGGCATTGAAACTTATCAAGGTAAACCCCACCCCCAGTTAAGGATTCTCTCTCCTAATTTTTCTCAGCCATATCAATTTGTTGTAAAAAAAAGCTCAAACCTTGAAAGTATTTCTGGGTGGAAAGGCAAAAGAATTGTTGTCGGTCGAGTAGGAAGTGGAACATTCGTTACACATGAAAGAATTTTCAAGGTATTTGGAATAAATATCTCTGATATAAAAGCAAACAACATCGGACAAAGCGAAGGTATAGATGCAATACGAAACGGCCTTGCAGATGCTGCTATATGCATAGGGATAGTACCTCTAGCCCCTATATCAGACGCTCTAGCAGCTCCTGGTTCTGATGTCACAATTTACTCTTTAAATGAGAAAGAAATTCAATCTATACTGGAACAAAATGTTTGGATGTCCCCTATGACTATCCCCGCTGGATCTTATAAAGGGCTAGATCACGACGTTGAAACAATAGGACATGTTGGTTTTTGGATTGTTCGTGATGATTTCCCAGAGGATGTAGCTTACAACCTTGTGAAAGCGATGCACGAAAACGCAGATTGGCTTAAAACAGCGTATTCCGGATATGATAATCCTTCTTTTCTACAACCTGCAACCGTCATTAATCGTATGCCTGTGCCTGTCCATCCGGGAGCCCTTAGATATTACAAGGAAGTTGGGCTTTTAAAATAA
- a CDS encoding DUF6282 family protein → MTKEISQEFVNEIFQGAIDCHQHTGPSLFARTCDSIESALEAKEAGMRAICFKNHQGITSDRATLVAKATGMECYGGICMNRYSGGINPYSVEAAMRMGGKYIWFPTQWAQHHIDTYGRPEYFHMKIQIQYGKENATTKGIYILKEDGTLTDETMEVLTLAKEHNAAIASGHLSKNEIVTLFKKAHDMGLDKLVLQHVQLNELWTWSPTEQKELVDLGVLIEHVSLYIYEGRYLISPKENLDLINVVGPENVVFGSDCGQLKVPTPTSGLKGYVKALLEAGASVESINIMLKKNPARILGLD, encoded by the coding sequence ATGACCAAAGAAATCAGTCAAGAGTTTGTCAATGAAATTTTTCAAGGAGCCATTGATTGCCACCAACACACGGGGCCAAGTCTTTTTGCACGTACCTGCGATTCTATAGAAAGCGCCCTTGAAGCAAAAGAAGCTGGCATGCGCGCAATTTGTTTCAAAAATCATCAGGGTATTACATCGGATAGAGCAACCTTAGTTGCTAAGGCAACTGGAATGGAATGTTACGGCGGTATATGTATGAACAGATATTCAGGGGGAATAAATCCTTATTCTGTGGAAGCTGCAATGCGCATGGGAGGGAAGTATATTTGGTTTCCTACTCAATGGGCCCAACATCATATTGACACATATGGCCGCCCCGAATATTTTCACATGAAAATTCAAATCCAATACGGGAAAGAAAACGCAACTACAAAAGGAATTTATATATTAAAAGAAGATGGCACTCTCACGGACGAAACAATGGAAGTGCTTACTCTAGCAAAGGAACATAACGCCGCAATAGCCTCAGGTCATTTGTCTAAGAATGAAATAGTTACCCTTTTTAAAAAAGCACACGATATGGGTCTCGATAAACTTGTTTTACAACATGTCCAATTGAATGAACTTTGGACATGGAGTCCTACGGAACAAAAGGAACTTGTAGATCTTGGAGTTTTGATTGAGCATGTCTCTCTTTATATTTATGAAGGACGTTATTTGATATCACCCAAAGAAAACCTGGACCTCATAAATGTTGTTGGCCCAGAAAATGTCGTCTTTGGGTCTGATTGCGGCCAACTCAAAGTTCCAACCCCAACTAGTGGTCTAAAAGGATATGTAAAAGCACTGCTTGAGGCTGGGGCTTCCGTTGAGTCTATTAACATTATGCTTAAGAAAAACCCTGCTAGGATTCTAGGATTAGACTAA
- a CDS encoding IS256 family transposase, with protein MAHVPPKRMKEVSEDMDRIFNASTSKDARIIIEDVMDKYEEDIPDVTRMLDEGGDDILVIYVLPKKYWKRFRSTNMIERLNEEIRRREKVVRIFPDDGSVMRLIGLLLLEKDEEWSPGRMYLDTREYRENIPFLEKAQRNSCQATGKDSPMIRGV; from the coding sequence ATGGCCCATGTGCCGCCTAAAAGGATGAAGGAGGTGTCGGAAGACATGGACCGCATCTTCAATGCCTCCACCAGCAAGGATGCGCGAATCATCATAGAAGATGTGATGGATAAATATGAAGAAGACATTCCTGACGTTACCAGAATGCTTGACGAAGGAGGAGATGACATACTTGTCATTTACGTACTTCCAAAAAAATACTGGAAAAGATTCAGGAGCACCAACATGATAGAGAGGCTCAACGAGGAGATTCGTCGAAGGGAAAAGGTTGTTCGCATATTCCCTGACGATGGATCTGTTATGAGGCTTATAGGCTTGTTGCTCCTTGAAAAAGACGAGGAATGGAGTCCTGGAAGAATGTATCTGGACACGAGGGAATACAGGGAGAACATTCCGTTCCTGGAGAAAGCTCAGCGAAACAGTTGTCAAGCTACAGGCAAAGATTCCCCGATGATTCGGGGCGTATGA
- a CDS encoding GntR family transcriptional regulator, with translation MGIKVFQSLGDQVFETLKEKIVNNEYKPGELMQIDKLASELGVSTTPVREALLRLESMGLVCIERNKGAVVTQVSKKLAQYTWEFRRLLEAHTSRDAAIHCSDAELEALESTLQTVLAHPSDFELYKKSDLAIHALLSKYTENYLIINSLNNLSINARRIRYFAEEGPFPEEVIVPVTYEHLSIVEALKYHNPDLVEQRVKMHLENAEKRTMKSPFFDNE, from the coding sequence ATGGGTATAAAAGTATTTCAATCCCTTGGAGATCAAGTTTTTGAAACTCTTAAAGAAAAAATCGTCAACAACGAATACAAACCTGGAGAACTTATGCAAATAGACAAACTCGCAAGTGAGCTGGGGGTAAGTACAACCCCTGTGCGAGAAGCTCTACTTCGCTTAGAAAGCATGGGGCTTGTGTGTATCGAAAGAAACAAAGGAGCGGTTGTAACACAAGTCAGTAAAAAACTAGCCCAATATACATGGGAGTTTCGCAGACTTCTTGAAGCCCATACATCTCGAGATGCAGCTATCCATTGCTCAGACGCAGAACTTGAAGCTCTTGAGTCTACCTTGCAAACAGTACTCGCACACCCAAGTGATTTTGAATTATATAAAAAATCAGACCTAGCTATTCATGCGCTTCTTTCGAAATACACAGAAAACTATCTTATTATTAACTCTCTAAATAACCTGAGCATTAACGCAAGGCGAATTCGATATTTCGCAGAAGAGGGGCCCTTCCCAGAAGAAGTTATCGTCCCCGTTACTTATGAACATTTATCGATTGTGGAAGCACTAAAATATCACAATCCTGACCTTGTAGAACAAAGGGTAAAAATGCACCTTGAAAATGCCGAAAAGCGAACTATGAAATCCCCTTTCTTTGACAATGAGTAG
- a CDS encoding 2-oxoacid:acceptor oxidoreductase subunit alpha, with protein sequence MGTSDENKQSRVLSGVHFMLGNYACVEGALAAGCDFFAGYPITPANEISERMSQRLPAVGGHFLQGEDELCSIYAISGASLAGAKAMTATASAGYNYMQEGIGYAVAIEAPIVIVDVQRCRGENFATQADVMQMRWGVSGDHEMIVLAPSSVQELFDYTVRAFNLAEQYRTPVVVMSETTIALMRERLSIPEASDIPIVHRKRTTASPEEYMPFKADPFGVPDFAELGEGYHTIYSLNPHDEKGSIDWDPDVFERLYKRITGKIWENRHSISTTQTFNMGDADVALIAYGSEVRPCLDAMDLAREKGMKVGVLKLDAVWPVPEEAIRDVAKNVGTVISVEMNIGKYAGEIERVCGGLCKTARATRNRGLIHSPQEIVTVIEEVWA encoded by the coding sequence ATGGGAACTTCTGATGAAAATAAGCAGAGCAGAGTTTTATCAGGTGTCCACTTTATGCTAGGCAATTATGCGTGTGTAGAAGGCGCCTTGGCTGCAGGATGTGATTTTTTTGCTGGATATCCGATTACACCGGCCAATGAGATTTCGGAGAGAATGTCACAGCGTTTGCCGGCAGTTGGAGGGCACTTTCTGCAAGGGGAAGATGAATTATGCTCCATATATGCAATTTCAGGAGCCTCTTTAGCGGGCGCGAAGGCCATGACAGCCACTGCAAGTGCTGGCTACAACTATATGCAAGAGGGTATTGGGTATGCCGTAGCTATAGAAGCTCCTATTGTTATTGTAGATGTGCAGCGTTGCCGAGGAGAAAATTTTGCAACACAGGCAGATGTAATGCAGATGAGATGGGGTGTAAGCGGCGATCACGAAATGATCGTTCTTGCACCATCTTCAGTACAGGAACTTTTCGACTACACAGTTCGGGCCTTTAATTTAGCAGAACAGTACCGCACTCCAGTTGTTGTTATGTCAGAAACAACCATAGCTTTAATGAGAGAACGCCTTTCTATCCCTGAAGCGTCCGATATTCCCATAGTTCATAGAAAGAGAACAACTGCTTCCCCAGAAGAATATATGCCATTTAAAGCCGACCCCTTTGGAGTGCCAGATTTCGCCGAGCTGGGAGAAGGTTATCATACCATTTATTCTTTAAACCCCCATGATGAAAAAGGAAGTATCGATTGGGATCCAGATGTGTTCGAAAGACTTTACAAGAGAATCACTGGAAAAATCTGGGAGAACAGGCACTCTATATCTACAACTCAGACCTTTAATATGGGCGATGCTGATGTAGCCCTTATCGCTTACGGAAGTGAAGTTCGGCCGTGTCTTGATGCCATGGATCTTGCCCGGGAAAAAGGAATGAAGGTCGGTGTGCTTAAGCTTGATGCAGTTTGGCCTGTTCCGGAAGAAGCGATACGGGATGTTGCCAAAAATGTGGGAACAGTGATTTCTGTTGAGATGAATATTGGTAAATATGCGGGAGAAATAGAACGTGTGTGCGGCGGTCTTTGTAAAACAGCAAGAGCAACACGCAATAGGGGACTCATTCACTCTCCCCAGGAAATAGTAACCGTAATAGAGGAGGTCTGGGCATAA
- a CDS encoding thiamine pyrophosphate-dependent enzyme, protein MLKNPLRKYMREEKLPHMFCPGCGCGQVLNTFLQVVDEMQIDLDSTVAIGGVGCTARIPVYIKTDMLHGVHGRTLAWATGIKLHKPQTRVIIFAGDGDAAAIGGNHFIQAARRNLDVTMIVVNNFNFAMTGGQVAPMTPAAAVTMTTPYGSGEPPFDLCKVAEAAGATYVARSATPFQPQMKSLMKSALSHKGFAVLEILSQCPTHFGRYALNTGQPQKIFEWIRSICVMAKKAENMSEEELEGKTVLGEFVNKQRPVFEGSSVYREGVQA, encoded by the coding sequence ATGCTCAAGAATCCTTTAAGAAAATATATGCGCGAAGAAAAGCTGCCCCATATGTTTTGTCCAGGCTGTGGGTGTGGTCAAGTTCTGAATACTTTTCTGCAGGTAGTAGACGAGATGCAGATTGACCTTGACTCCACAGTTGCCATAGGTGGCGTTGGGTGTACTGCTCGCATTCCGGTTTATATTAAAACAGATATGCTGCATGGCGTTCATGGGAGGACGTTAGCCTGGGCAACGGGCATTAAACTACACAAACCTCAGACTCGTGTCATTATCTTTGCTGGTGATGGCGATGCAGCGGCAATCGGAGGCAATCATTTTATCCAGGCTGCTCGTAGAAACCTTGACGTTACAATGATTGTGGTAAACAACTTTAATTTTGCCATGACTGGAGGGCAAGTGGCTCCCATGACTCCAGCAGCAGCTGTCACGATGACGACCCCCTATGGAAGCGGAGAGCCACCCTTTGATTTGTGCAAGGTAGCGGAGGCCGCCGGGGCAACCTATGTGGCCCGTTCTGCAACCCCATTTCAGCCTCAAATGAAAAGTCTAATGAAATCAGCCCTTTCCCATAAAGGATTTGCCGTTCTTGAAATCTTATCTCAATGTCCTACCCACTTTGGTCGCTATGCGCTAAACACCGGTCAGCCTCAAAAAATATTCGAGTGGATACGATCTATTTGTGTCATGGCCAAAAAGGCAGAAAATATGAGTGAAGAAGAGCTGGAAGGAAAAACTGTTTTAGGGGAATTTGTAAATAAGCAGCGGCCTGTTTTTGAGGGAAGCTCTGTTTATCGAGAGGGGGTTCAGGCATGA
- a CDS encoding 2-oxoacid:acceptor oxidoreductase family protein → MKPLSIRLCGYGGQGIILSAIILGETAVTKQGLYAVQTQSYGSEARGGQCQSELIISDTPIRTPIQEKNDILVALFQTAFRSYVPGLKKDGLLIVDSELVPDLSGVGSEVSIYKIPATEIAIGLGNKMAANMVVLGYLQAKTNLFTKEHLLDVVRDTVKPRFWDLNKRAVEAGVQFALDPEDKADETL, encoded by the coding sequence ATGAAGCCTTTGAGCATCCGTTTATGCGGTTACGGCGGGCAGGGCATTATTCTTTCTGCCATTATTCTTGGAGAAACTGCAGTTACAAAACAGGGGCTCTATGCTGTCCAGACCCAATCTTATGGTTCTGAGGCGAGAGGGGGACAATGCCAATCAGAGTTAATTATTTCTGACACCCCTATTCGTACGCCCATTCAGGAAAAAAACGACATTCTTGTTGCACTCTTTCAAACAGCTTTTCGTTCCTATGTGCCGGGGCTTAAGAAAGATGGTTTGCTTATTGTAGATAGTGAACTTGTACCAGATCTTTCAGGTGTTGGTTCTGAAGTATCTATCTATAAGATCCCCGCTACTGAGATAGCTATTGGCCTAGGTAATAAAATGGCAGCGAATATGGTGGTGCTTGGTTATCTTCAGGCTAAAACAAATCTTTTTACGAAAGAGCACCTTTTAGATGTGGTGAGAGATACTGTAAAACCGCGCTTTTGGGATCTTAATAAAAGAGCCGTAGAGGCTGGCGTTCAGTTTGCTTTAGATCCGGAGGACAAGGCTGATGAAACTCTATGA